Genomic window (Devosia chinhatensis):
TGAACTTGTAATCCCCGATCAGCGACACCGGCGTCACTTCCGCCGCCGTGCCGGTCAGGAAGCACTCGTCGAACTGATCCAGTTCCTCGGGCATGATATGCCGTTCGGTGACGGTGAAACCCTTCTCCTTGGCCAGCGCAATCAGCGTCTGGCGGGTAATGCCATTGAGGAAGCAATCTGGCGTCGGCGTCGTAATGTCCTTGCCCTTGATGAAGAACACGTTGGCGCCGGTGGCTTCCGCCACATAGCCGCGATAGTCCAGCATCAGCGCATCGGCATAGCCATTGGCCATGGCGTGGTCCTTGGAAAGCGTACAGATCATGTAAAGACCTGCCGCCTTGGCCGAAGACGGAATGGTTTCGGGGCTGGGCCGCTTCCATTTGCTCCATTCCAGGCGAATGCCCTTGAGCTTTTCCTCAACCGAGAAATAGCTCGGCCACACCCAGGCGGCGATGGCCACATGCACCGTGTTGTTCCGCGCCGGAACGCTCAGCTCTTCCGAACCGCGCCAGGCGACCGGACGTACATAGGCATCCACGAGGCCATTCTTGTCGAGCACCAGGCGCTTGGCCGCCTCGATCTCGTCGACGCTGTAGGGGAACGGCATGTCGAGCGTCGCTGCGGAGCGGATCAGCCGCTCCGTGTGCTCGCGCGACTTGAAGATCTCGCCGCCATAGGCGCGTTCGCCTTCGAATACGGAACTGGCATAGTGAAGCCCGTGCGTCAGCACGTGGATCTTCGCATCCTTCCAGGGTTTGAGTTCGCCATCAAACCAGATCCAGCCATCGCGCTGGTCCATCGGCAGGCCTGCCATCTTTCCTCTCCAGAATATCGGTGTCCGCGCCTTCGCGCTTTGTTGCGCCGATCATGCATCAGGGTCAAACCCTTGGCAAACCGTAACGTCTTTGGGATAAGACAAAACGACAGCGGCGATGGAGCAACTATGTCAGCGGATCGAAAAAATGTCAACAAGGCTGACATAAATTCTACGCTGGCCGACCATGCTGACCTGCCCCTCGACATCATGGGCCTGTTCTTCTTCGCCTATCGTGATTTCACCGGCGACGCCGATGCCCTGCTCGAGCGCCAGGGCTTCGGTCGCGCGCATCATCGCGTGCTCTATTTCGTCAATCTGCGCCCGGGCATGCCGGTGGCCGATTTGCTCGACATCCTCAAGATCACCAAGCAGAGCCTGGCCCGTGTCCTGCGGCAATTGATCGACCACAATTATGTCGAGCAGCGCACCGGAGCGTCCGACCGGCGCCAGCGCCTGCTCTATGCCACCGACAAGGGCCGGCATTTCTTCGCCGAGCTCTCTGCCAATCAGGCCACGCGTATCGACGCCTCGATGGCCGCGCTTTCGGCCGAGGGCGCTGCCGAAGTGCGCCGGTTCCTCGTGGGCATGGTGACGCCACAGGACCGCCCGACGCTCGAGCGCCTGCGCCTCACCGACAAGCTCTGATCCAGAAAGCCTAGTTGCGACCCAGCTCTTCGCTGCGCTGGCGCGCGGCAACGACGGCCCGCTCCAGAAGTGGTGTCAGCCCGTCGCTCGCCATCAGCACGTCGAGCGCTGCCGCGGTCGTGCCATTAGGCGAGGTCACGTTCTGCCGCAACACGCTGGCCGGCGCCGGATCGGCCTCCATCAGCGCCGCAGCGCCGATCACCGTCTGGCGGGCCAATTGCATGGCGACATGCTCGGGCAGGCCTTGGGCAATGCCGGCCGCTGCCAGGGCTTCCACCATGTTGAACACATAGGCCGGGCCCGAACCGGAGACGGCCGTCACCGCATCGAGATCGCCCTCGGCGTCGAACCACACCACCTGCCCGGCCGCCGCCAGCAGCGCATCGGCCGCATCGCGATCCTGCCGCGCCACATCGGGCCCCGCCACCGCGCCGCTGATGCCCTTGCCGATCTGCGCGGGCGTATTGGGCATCGAGCGCACGACCCGGCCCGTGCCCAGGCCCTCCGACAGGCTTGCAATCGAAACGCCCGCGGCAATGGAGAGCACAAGCGTGTGGTTGCCGATCACCGGCGCCAGGGTCTTCATCACCTCGGCAATGATCTGCGGCTTGACCGCCAGCACCAGCACATTGGGCTGCAGGCCAAGCGCTTCGCTGTTGATCACGAGCCCGAAATCCTCGGCCAGTTCCCGGGCGGCATCGCCGGGCACAGGATCGACGAGCACGAGATTGCCCGGTGGCAGGCCCGCATCGAGCCATCCGCGCGCCAGGGCAATGCCCATCTTGCCGGCACCCACCAGCATGACCGGGCCGATTTCGTGCAGGCGGCTCATCACGCCTCACCCACGGTTTCGAACATCACATGGCTCAGTGCATCGGCGGCCGACTTGCCGGCCCAGACCACGAACTGGAAGGCCTGGTAGTAAAGATCACAGGAATCCGATGCCGAGCGCAGCAGCGCCTCGCATTGCTGTGGAGACACGTCCGCGCCCCCGGTCAACAGGTGCGAATTGCGAAACAGCACCACGCCTTCCTTGTGCCAGGCGTCGAAGTGGCCGATCCACAATTGCTCATTGATCAGGCTGATCAATTGTTTGATTTCGGCACGTCGCCCCTCGGGCACCTTGAGATCGAAGGCACAGGCAATGTGCAGGCTCTCGAGATCTTCCATCCAGTTGAACGAGACGTGGTAATCGCTCCATCCGCCACGCACGGAAATGGAAATCTCATCGGCGTCCTGCCGCTCGAAAGTCCAGTCATTGATCGAAGCGATATGCTCGACGAGGTCCACAGGGTGGGACGACCGATCGGGCTCGAATTCAATCAGGGACATAAAAAGGGTCCGTCCTGCTAGGCGTTGATGGTAGCGCGGCCTATGCCGGCACACTTCGGATACGCGGGAAGGAACAACAGACCGCAACTGCGGCTTCGAATCGTCCTCCTGAACCAAACCTACACTGCGCCACTGATTCAGGGCACAAAGGCCGCCGGGAGAACGGCATTCTCTTGTGGATGATGATTGGGCTGCCCGGGTTAACGAAACGTTAAGGCGCCCACCGGCTCTGGCATTTCTGCCATCAAGCATCTGTTAATAAACGCGATGTCCCCGTCACCGCAGGTCATTCCCGCCAAAGCGGGAATCCTGTTCGTGCAACGTCCTGCCTTCGAGGCAAAGGACGACGCCTTGGTTTTGATGGGGTATGGCCCTTATGGGGCCTCCACTATTCAGCGACTTTCGCGCCGCGCAGTGCCGCGATTTCCTTGCGCAGGGCATCGATTTCCTCGCCCTGAACCTGCACCATTTCACGCAGGGCGTCGAAATCCTCGCGCTTGACCAAGTCCATGTCGTTGACGATGCGCTGGGCCTGAGACTTGACCACGGTCTCCACTTCGCGCCGCACGCCGTCGGCAACGCCGGCAGCTTCGTTCATCACTCGGCCCAGGCCGTCGAAAATCCGGTTGTTCTGGTTCATGGCGCGCATCCGTTCCGCGTTGAAGATCATTGCTCGATATGTAGGGCACGTCGGCCCCGCTGACCAGTGCGGCCCAATGTCGACCCCTCTATAACGCTTCGGCGACCAACTTGGCCGCATCCGAGCAGGCAACCAGCCCTTGCGCAAAGGGATAGCGTTTCATCATCACCGGTATCGAAAGACAGAAGATATCGGGGTTCATCCGCTCGCCCAAGGGGATACGAAACTGGTCGTCGTCGCTTTCCCGAAGACTGCGCCTTAGGAAATCCTTGCTCTCGAGCGCCCGGTCCAGCTCGGTGAAACCCAGTTCGCGGATCGAGGTCATTTCCTGCCCACGCGCATCGATAAAAGTACCGAACACCTGTTCGGGACCAGCCCCTGTCAGCGTGAAATTACCTGCTCCATAGCGGATCACCCCCGTTTCGCCCAGGGCAGCCAGTTCAAGGCACCCGGCTCGATGCAGGGCCAACAGCCGCTGCACGGACAGGTGCGGCACGCAGCCATAGGCATCGGCAAAGACCGGCACCAGATAGCGCCGGAACCGCGCCAGATCCTTGCGGTCGAAGAAGGGGACGATCTGGCTGAACACTTCATGGGCGCGCATCAGCGTATAGCGCCACATCACGATGCGGCGCTCGGCATAGTTCTTCTGCGATTCGGCGAGGTTCTCGGCCATCGCCTCAAAGCCCTGCCGCGCCTTGCGCATGCCGAAATAGCCTTTGGCAAAACTTTCCGGCGTAAAGCGGCTGATGCCGAGGTCGGCGAGGAATTTCGGATCGTCGGCGGCCAATTGCTGCTTGAACAGTTTCATGGCGCGCGACAGGAAGCCCGTCTTGCCCTGCTTTTGCAGCGCCTCGAGCCGGGCTTCTGTGAAGACCATTAGCGGTTCTTCGGGGATGGGATAATAGAAGTCGGCATCAGGCGTCACGCCTTTGCGTGATGCCATGACCAGCCGCAGCTTCTGCTTGCCCTTGAGCGAATAGCGCAATGCATCGCCCTCGCCCGTGAACTGCCCATAGCGCGACGCCAGCGCCACCACGGCGTCGATGCCGCTGAGCGATGATCCCAGGATCAGCGCCGCCCCGTCAGGCCCCACCTTGAGGTCCTGTACCGGATAGGGCGAGCGATAGAGCCCGCCATCTCGCTCCGCCTTGTTCTGGTCGGTGAGGTGACCGGTCGCCATGATCACCGTGTCGAACCGACGGCGCACATTGCCCTTCGTCTTGGTCACGAACACGGTAAAGCCGGAGGCATCGGGCCGCACGTCGGTCACCCGGCTTTCGGTCTCCACCGTCACCTGCTGGCCTGACTGCGCTCCGGCAGCGATCAGTCTCTCCAGCTGTTCGCTATAATAGGCGCCAATCAGCACCCGCGGATAAAAGTCACGATCGCTTACGGTCTCGCGGTCGATACCGAACCGGCGCAGCAACCCGCTATCGGCAACTCGCACCCAGTCCGCCAGGGAAATCAGCACCGGCGGAATCTCGATGGAGGTGATATTGGCCATCATATCGGGCGTATTGAATTCCTCGGCATAGGGAATGCCGCAACCCGCAACCTTGCCGGCCTCGAAAAGCGTGATGGTCATTCGCCCCGCTTTTTGCAGCAGGTTCTTGAGCGTGTAGACGGCGGTGGGCCCGCCACCGACAATGGCAATCCGCGTTGGTGTCGTCGTTCGCATGTCTTGAATTTACTCTAAACTGGGCCCGGCGTCTTGCTGAACGCATCAGCGTCCATTTCGCTGCCCATTGCAGCGCTGGATAAATTGCGGTGTGGGCCGCATGAACTTTCCCGCGTTCAACACGTTTCGCCCGCCATGGAAACCAACCAGCCTACCGAAGCTGAACTCACCGCCATGCGGGACGCTGTCGAGCGCGCCTTGCAGGCCCGCCGGCAATCGGGCAAGGCCGGTATCGCCGCCGCTATTCTGCGCGATGGCGTGGTGATCGGCCGGGGTGAAAACGAGGTCCGGCTTCAGTCCGATCCGACCAAGCATGCCGAAATGGTTGCCCTTACCGAGGCCGGTCACTTTGTCGGCAGCACCGATCTCTCCGGCTGCGTGATTATCTCCACGCTCCAGCCATGCGAGATGTGTCTCTCGGCCATGCGCTTTGCCGGCATCAGACGCGTGATCTTCGCTGCCACGCAAGCCCATGTTGCTGGCAAGTACTTCGTCTTTCCGGGCCTTTCCATCGATGACTTTATTGCCGCCGGTGAGCCTTTCACCGCCATTGGCGGCACGATGGAAGACGACGTCCTGCCATTGTACCGCGACGGTGACGAATAGGTTTTCCTTGTCGCCGATGCTGCTATCTTTATGCGCGGAGCGATTTGCTAATGCGCTTTGTTGTCTCGCCCTCTTGCCGTGGGGCCGGGCGGGAGGGTACGGCAGGCCTGTTGCTGCCCGATGACATGTTGAGCGGGTCGAACCACCGGAGCGCCCATTGCCCTTCCCCAATATCGATCCCATCGCCATCGCCATCGGCCCCATCGCCATCCGCTGGTACGCGCTGGCCTATCTCTTCGGCGTCCTGCTGGGCGCGGGCTACGGCTTTCTGCTTTTGCGCAATCAGCGTCTCTGGCATCGCGGTGCCCCGCCTTTCCCCGCCAAGGACATCTGGGATTTTGCCTTCTGGGCCATGCTCTCCATCGTCCTCGGTGGGCGCGTCGGCTACGTGCTCTTTTATAACCTGCCTTATTACCTTCAGAACCCGATCGAGATCATCAACACGCTCGATGGAGGCATGTCCTATCATGGCGGCATGGTCGGCCTCATGCTGGCGGCCATCTTCTTTACGCGCTCCAAGGGCGGCAATTGGCTTTCGAGCCTCGACCTGCTCGGCGCCGTCGCCACCATCGGCATTTTTCTCGGTCGCCTCGCCAATTTCATCAATTCCGAGCTCTATGGCGCGCCCACGACCCTGCCATGGGGCGTCGTCTTTCCCACCGATCCCCTCCAGGTCGCGCGCCATCCCAGCCAGCTCTATGAAGCCGTCCTCGAAGGGCTCCTGCTCTTCCTCGTCATCCGCGTCGCCACCCATGTCTTCTTCGCCCTGCGCAAGCCGGGCCTGGTGGCTGGCATCTTCGCCATAGGCTACGCCCTCTCGCGTATCGCGGTCGAATTCGTCCGCCTGCCCGATGAACAGCTGGGCTACCTTTATTTCGGCTGGGTCACCATGGGCCAGATCCTGAGCCTGCCGATCCTTTTGGGCGGCGTTCTGCTCGTCGCCTACGCCGTAAGCCGCCGCGACAATCCTTTGCGACCGTGAGCGCTAACAGTCTGTTAACCTATTCCCCCAAGTGAGACGCCAGACGTGACCCAGACGCTGACACTCGAACAGCAGATCGACATCCAGATCCGCTCCGGCGGCCCGATGTCGGTGGCCAACTATATGGGCCTCTGCCTCACCCATCCCACCAAGGGTTATTATCGCGCCCGCGACCCGATAGGCAGCAAGGGCGATTTCATCACCGCGCCGGAAATTTCCCAGATGTTCGGGGAGCTTATCGGCTTCTGGCTGGTCAACCTCTGGCAGCAGATGGGCGAACCGAAAGCCTATACGCTGCTCGAACTGGGTCCCGGCCGCGGTACGCTGATGGCCGATATCCTGCGCGTTGCCTGCCGCGCCCCCGGTTTTCGCGATGGTCTTGACCTCCGGCTCTTCGAAACCAGCCCGGCCCTTATGGCGGAGCAGCAGCAAAAGCTGGCACCCTACGAGCCCAAATATTTGCAGGACTTCAACAATTTCGCCGACGGCCCGGTACTGGTCGTCGCCAACGAGTTCTTCGATGCCCTGCCCATCCGTCAATTCGTCCGCCAGCACGATGGCTGGCACGAACGCCAGGTCGGCCTTCTCGATACCAAGCGCATCTTCGGTCTCTCCCCCACGCCCATTCCGCCCGAGGCCATGCCCGAAGCCATTGCCGGTGCAGAAATCGGTACCGTCTTCGAGGTGTGCTTCGGCGCCGCCGAAGTCACCAACCAGCTGGCAAAAGTCATTTCCGCTCAAGGCGGTAGCCTGTTGGCCATCGATTACGGCTATGCCGAGACCCAGGTTGGCGAAACCCTGCAGGGCGTGCGCAACCATGCCTATGCCGACGTGCTCGAGGCCCCAGGGGAGACAGATATTTCCGCCCATGTCGACTTCGGCGCCATGGCCAATGTCGCCCGCAAGGCCGGGCTCGCCGTTCAGCCGGTCGTCGAACAGGGCCAGTTCCTCAGCCGCCTCGGCATCGGGGAGCGGTCCGCAGCCTTGAGCAAAGCCAATCCTGGCGCTGCCGAGACCATCGAGACCGCCCGCCACCGACTCGTCTCCCCCGATCAGATGGGCAAGTTGTTCAAGGTCTTCTGCGCCCACAGCCCCGGCTTGATGCCGCCTGGATTTACTCAATGATTGCAATGGAAAGAGCTGCAGTCCTCGCTCAGATATCGGCTGTGCGGCACGGTTTCTTCGGCCGGGCCGGAGGGGTGTCCACCGGCGAATTTGCCAGCCTAAACGTCTCTGCCGCAATCGGCGACGACCCCGATCTGGTGGCGCAAAATCGCGCTTTGGTGGAAAGGGCAGTCGGAGCCGGAGCGCTCGCCATATTGAAGCAAGTGCATTCCAGCCGCGTCGCCATCCTCGACCAGGTTCCGGAAGCCTCGACCATCGCTGCCGACGCCGCGGTGACCGCAACACGCGGCATCGGCCTCGCTATCCTCACGGCGGACTGCACGCCCATTCTTCTGGCTGACCCGATTGCCGGCGTCCTTGGAGCCGCTCATGCCGGCTGGCGCGGCGCTGTCGACGGCATCATCGGCAACACGGTCGAAGCCATGCTGTCCCTCGGCGCCAAGCGAGAAGACATCCGGGTCGCCTATGGCCCCACGATCTCCGGTCCGAATTACGAAGTGGGCGAGCAGTTCCGCGCCGATTTCCTGGCCCTTCACCCTGGTGGCGCGCACCATTTTGACACGCCTGACAACCGCCCCCCGCATTTCGACCTGCCGGGCTTTGTCGAAGAACAATTGCATGCGGCCGGCATTGACCGGGTCGAGCAGGTCGGCGCCTGCACCTATGCCCATCCTGATCGGTATTTCTCGCATCGCTATGCCACCCATAATGGCACGCGAACGGGTCGGCAGATCGCCGTCATCGGAATGACATGAGGTTTAATTTACCGCTTCGCCCAAAGTGGCGTTGCGAGTCCAGACCCGCTCCGTTAAAGGTGCCCGCGAAACTGGTAGGTCCTCCCCCCTAGGACCAGTTGAGACAGGATCGCGATCATGAAGCTGGTGACCGGCAACTCCAACCGTCCGCTGGCGCAGGCTGTCGCCAGCTATCTCGAACTTCCGCTGACCGATTGTACCGTCAAGCGCTTCGCAGACAACGAAGTCTATGTTGAAGTGCAGGAAAACGTGCGCGGCGAGGATGTCTTCATCCTTCAGTCAACCAGCTACCCCGCCAATGACAACCTGATGGAGCTGCTGATCATTGCCGATGCTTTGCGCCGCTCCTCGGCCCGCCGCATCACGGCCGTCCTGCCCTATTTCGGCTATGCAAGGCAGGATCGTAAGTCCGCCCCGCGTACGCCCATCTCCGCCAAGCTGGTCTCCAATCTCATCACCGAGGCCGGGGCCAACCGCGTCCTGACGCTGGATCTGCATGCCGCTCAGATCCAGGGCTTTTTCGATATTCCCACCGACAACCTGACCGCCGCCCCGGTCATGGTGCGCGACATCAAGGACAATTACGACGTCAAGAACGTCATGATCGTCTCGCCCGATGTCGGCGGCGTGGTGCGCGCCCGCAACGTCGCCAGCCGCATCGGCGCCAGCCTGGCCATTGTCGACAAGCGCCGCCCCCGCGCCGGCGTTTCGGAAGTGATGAACATCATCGGCGATGTCGAGGGCCAGACCTGCATCCTCATCGACGATATCGTCGATTCTGGCGGCACGCTGGTCAATGCCGCCGAAGCCTTGCTCAAGGCCGGCGCCAAGGAAGTCTCGGCCTATATTACCCATGGCGTGCTTTCGGGCACCGCCTCCGAACGGATCGCGGCCAGCAAGCTCAAGGAGCTCGTGGTGACCGATTCCATTCTCGACACCGAAGCCACCCGCCGGGCTGCCAACATCCGGCGCATGTCCATCGCCGCCCTGATCGGCGAGGCCGTCGCCCGCACGGCCAGCGAG
Coding sequences:
- a CDS encoding branched-chain amino acid aminotransferase, encoding MAGLPMDQRDGWIWFDGELKPWKDAKIHVLTHGLHYASSVFEGERAYGGEIFKSREHTERLIRSAATLDMPFPYSVDEIEAAKRLVLDKNGLVDAYVRPVAWRGSEELSVPARNNTVHVAIAAWVWPSYFSVEEKLKGIRLEWSKWKRPSPETIPSSAKAAGLYMICTLSKDHAMANGYADALMLDYRGYVAEATGANVFFIKGKDITTPTPDCFLNGITRQTLIALAKEKGFTVTERHIMPEELDQFDECFLTGTAAEVTPVSLIGDYKFTPGDGCRTLIDAYTAAVTPKRAAAE
- a CDS encoding MarR family winged helix-turn-helix transcriptional regulator; its protein translation is MSADRKNVNKADINSTLADHADLPLDIMGLFFFAYRDFTGDADALLERQGFGRAHHRVLYFVNLRPGMPVADLLDILKITKQSLARVLRQLIDHNYVEQRTGASDRRQRLLYATDKGRHFFAELSANQATRIDASMAALSAEGAAEVRRFLVGMVTPQDRPTLERLRLTDKL
- the proC gene encoding pyrroline-5-carboxylate reductase, producing MSRLHEIGPVMLVGAGKMGIALARGWLDAGLPPGNLVLVDPVPGDAARELAEDFGLVINSEALGLQPNVLVLAVKPQIIAEVMKTLAPVIGNHTLVLSIAAGVSIASLSEGLGTGRVVRSMPNTPAQIGKGISGAVAGPDVARQDRDAADALLAAAGQVVWFDAEGDLDAVTAVSGSGPAYVFNMVEALAAAGIAQGLPEHVAMQLARQTVIGAAALMEADPAPASVLRQNVTSPNGTTAAALDVLMASDGLTPLLERAVVAARQRSEELGRN
- a CDS encoding YbjN domain-containing protein; protein product: MSLIEFEPDRSSHPVDLVEHIASINDWTFERQDADEISISVRGGWSDYHVSFNWMEDLESLHIACAFDLKVPEGRRAEIKQLISLINEQLWIGHFDAWHKEGVVLFRNSHLLTGGADVSPQQCEALLRSASDSCDLYYQAFQFVVWAGKSAADALSHVMFETVGEA
- a CDS encoding accessory factor UbiK family protein; its protein translation is MNQNNRIFDGLGRVMNEAAGVADGVRREVETVVKSQAQRIVNDMDLVKREDFDALREMVQVQGEEIDALRKEIAALRGAKVAE
- a CDS encoding FAD/NAD(P)-binding protein — encoded protein: MRTTTPTRIAIVGGGPTAVYTLKNLLQKAGRMTITLFEAGKVAGCGIPYAEEFNTPDMMANITSIEIPPVLISLADWVRVADSGLLRRFGIDRETVSDRDFYPRVLIGAYYSEQLERLIAAGAQSGQQVTVETESRVTDVRPDASGFTVFVTKTKGNVRRRFDTVIMATGHLTDQNKAERDGGLYRSPYPVQDLKVGPDGAALILGSSLSGIDAVVALASRYGQFTGEGDALRYSLKGKQKLRLVMASRKGVTPDADFYYPIPEEPLMVFTEARLEALQKQGKTGFLSRAMKLFKQQLAADDPKFLADLGISRFTPESFAKGYFGMRKARQGFEAMAENLAESQKNYAERRIVMWRYTLMRAHEVFSQIVPFFDRKDLARFRRYLVPVFADAYGCVPHLSVQRLLALHRAGCLELAALGETGVIRYGAGNFTLTGAGPEQVFGTFIDARGQEMTSIRELGFTELDRALESKDFLRRSLRESDDDQFRIPLGERMNPDIFCLSIPVMMKRYPFAQGLVACSDAAKLVAEAL
- a CDS encoding nucleoside deaminase; the encoded protein is METNQPTEAELTAMRDAVERALQARRQSGKAGIAAAILRDGVVIGRGENEVRLQSDPTKHAEMVALTEAGHFVGSTDLSGCVIISTLQPCEMCLSAMRFAGIRRVIFAATQAHVAGKYFVFPGLSIDDFIAAGEPFTAIGGTMEDDVLPLYRDGDE
- the lgt gene encoding prolipoprotein diacylglyceryl transferase; the encoded protein is MPFPNIDPIAIAIGPIAIRWYALAYLFGVLLGAGYGFLLLRNQRLWHRGAPPFPAKDIWDFAFWAMLSIVLGGRVGYVLFYNLPYYLQNPIEIINTLDGGMSYHGGMVGLMLAAIFFTRSKGGNWLSSLDLLGAVATIGIFLGRLANFINSELYGAPTTLPWGVVFPTDPLQVARHPSQLYEAVLEGLLLFLVIRVATHVFFALRKPGLVAGIFAIGYALSRIAVEFVRLPDEQLGYLYFGWVTMGQILSLPILLGGVLLVAYAVSRRDNPLRP
- a CDS encoding class I SAM-dependent methyltransferase, which gives rise to MTQTLTLEQQIDIQIRSGGPMSVANYMGLCLTHPTKGYYRARDPIGSKGDFITAPEISQMFGELIGFWLVNLWQQMGEPKAYTLLELGPGRGTLMADILRVACRAPGFRDGLDLRLFETSPALMAEQQQKLAPYEPKYLQDFNNFADGPVLVVANEFFDALPIRQFVRQHDGWHERQVGLLDTKRIFGLSPTPIPPEAMPEAIAGAEIGTVFEVCFGAAEVTNQLAKVISAQGGSLLAIDYGYAETQVGETLQGVRNHAYADVLEAPGETDISAHVDFGAMANVARKAGLAVQPVVEQGQFLSRLGIGERSAALSKANPGAAETIETARHRLVSPDQMGKLFKVFCAHSPGLMPPGFTQ
- the pgeF gene encoding peptidoglycan editing factor PgeF, which translates into the protein MRHGFFGRAGGVSTGEFASLNVSAAIGDDPDLVAQNRALVERAVGAGALAILKQVHSSRVAILDQVPEASTIAADAAVTATRGIGLAILTADCTPILLADPIAGVLGAAHAGWRGAVDGIIGNTVEAMLSLGAKREDIRVAYGPTISGPNYEVGEQFRADFLALHPGGAHHFDTPDNRPPHFDLPGFVEEQLHAAGIDRVEQVGACTYAHPDRYFSHRYATHNGTRTGRQIAVIGMT
- a CDS encoding ribose-phosphate pyrophosphokinase, coding for MKLVTGNSNRPLAQAVASYLELPLTDCTVKRFADNEVYVEVQENVRGEDVFILQSTSYPANDNLMELLIIADALRRSSARRITAVLPYFGYARQDRKSAPRTPISAKLVSNLITEAGANRVLTLDLHAAQIQGFFDIPTDNLTAAPVMVRDIKDNYDVKNVMIVSPDVGGVVRARNVASRIGASLAIVDKRRPRAGVSEVMNIIGDVEGQTCILIDDIVDSGGTLVNAAEALLKAGAKEVSAYITHGVLSGTASERIAASKLKELVVTDSILDTEATRRAANIRRMSIAALIGEAVARTASEQSVSSLFD